One part of the Chryseobacterium mulctrae genome encodes these proteins:
- a CDS encoding N-acetylmuramoyl-L-alanine amidase family protein yields MYQLNFKTILAFLLIFFTSFTFAQKKFTVVLDAGHGGSDNGANRNYPDLGLVQEKHVTLAIVLKLGAMLEKNKEFKVIYTRKIDEYPSLTDRTNTANRSRADLFISVHVNSSPSRSATARGTETFVQGPAQNRENLEVAKQENSVIYLDEKDKETFASYDASSPESLIALKLQQSKYLENSLIVGSFVEGNFEKSGRFSRGVKQENLHILRRSAMPSILIETGFVNNYEDAAFLNSEKGQQETAENIYKAIIDYKKAVDRKTGAQVITKKPEPEKPAEVALKNDFRILLMTMPVKYNDGDPELKGLNYILPIKENGLYKYYYGVTNMASVKDINLKTAKDAGFRNSYAVGFMPNQKLSIGYYNIEVYVGKDKLSSNSFILQTLKDVERNKSNGMFYYTYGKVYTLEDAVKLQKELEAKGIKNTVIQKNFK; encoded by the coding sequence ATGTACCAACTAAATTTTAAAACAATTTTAGCATTTCTACTGATATTCTTTACCTCTTTTACTTTTGCTCAAAAAAAATTCACTGTAGTTTTGGATGCAGGACACGGAGGAAGCGATAACGGAGCTAACAGAAATTATCCAGATCTGGGTCTTGTTCAGGAGAAGCATGTTACGTTAGCAATTGTTCTGAAATTAGGAGCAATGCTTGAGAAAAACAAAGAATTTAAAGTTATTTACACCCGAAAAATAGACGAGTATCCTTCTTTAACAGACAGAACCAATACCGCCAACCGAAGCAGGGCAGATTTATTTATTTCTGTACACGTTAATTCTTCGCCAAGTCGTTCTGCGACAGCAAGAGGAACCGAAACTTTCGTACAGGGTCCTGCTCAAAACAGAGAAAATCTTGAAGTAGCGAAGCAAGAAAACAGCGTAATTTACCTTGATGAAAAAGATAAAGAGACTTTTGCCTCTTATGATGCATCTTCACCCGAATCTTTAATTGCCTTAAAATTACAGCAAAGTAAATATCTTGAAAACAGCTTAATTGTAGGAAGCTTCGTAGAAGGAAACTTTGAAAAAAGCGGCCGTTTTTCGCGTGGTGTAAAACAGGAAAACCTACACATCTTAAGAAGAAGTGCGATGCCTTCTATTCTTATTGAAACAGGATTTGTAAATAATTATGAAGATGCCGCATTCTTAAATTCTGAAAAAGGACAGCAGGAAACAGCAGAAAATATTTATAAAGCAATTATTGACTATAAAAAAGCAGTTGACAGAAAAACAGGAGCGCAAGTCATTACCAAAAAACCGGAGCCAGAAAAACCGGCAGAAGTTGCATTGAAAAATGACTTCAGAATTTTACTGATGACAATGCCTGTAAAATACAACGATGGAGATCCGGAATTAAAAGGATTGAATTACATTCTTCCTATCAAAGAAAACGGATTGTATAAATACTATTATGGTGTAACCAATATGGCATCTGTAAAAGACATTAATCTTAAAACAGCTAAAGATGCCGGATTCAGAAATTCTTATGCGGTAGGATTTATGCCAAACCAAAAACTGAGCATCGGTTATTATAATATTGAAGTGTATGTAGGAAAAGATAAATTAAGCTCAAATTCTTTCATCCTTCAAACCTTAAAAGATGTAGAAAGAAACAAATCTAACGGAATGTTCTACTACACTTACGGAAAAGTTTACACCCTGGAAGACGCAGTTAAACTTCAAAAAGAACTGGAAGCCAAAGGAATAAAAAATACCGTTATTCAGAAGAATTTTAAATAA